In the genome of Lathyrus oleraceus cultivar Zhongwan6 chromosome 4, CAAS_Psat_ZW6_1.0, whole genome shotgun sequence, the window TAGTAAAATAGTATTTTACCTCGATGTACTTCTTGGCATTATCCCAAGCACCGCCAGTGTTGGATGCAGAGATGGCAATCTGTAATcaacacaacaacaaccacatTGCATCATGAATTAATATTGATTGTATTACAAGCAGCAGACAGTGGGTACCAAACATTAATTACCTGTACACCAGAAACCAATGATCCGGCAAGGACACCAGAAAGTGTTTCAACACCAAAAAAGATCCCAACAATAAGGGGTGTTAGCATAACAAGGGCACCAGGTGGGATCATTTCTTTGATGGAAGCGTCGGTGGAGATTGTAACACATGTGGCATAGTCAGGTTTCGCGGTTCCCTCCATCAATCCGGGAATCGTGTTGAATTGCCTGCGAACTTCCTCAACCATCTTCAATGCTGCACTTCCGACACTCTTCATGGTCATGGCAGAAAACCAGTAAGGGAGCATGGCGCCCACAATCAGACCGATGAAAACCTTGGGAGTCAGGACATCGACGGTTGTAACACCAGCACGGCTCACAAAGGCACCAAAAAGGGCCAAAGACACAAGGGCGGCAGAACCAATAGCAAACCCCTACAACATAGTTACAACATACATCAAGAACTTAACTAGAATAATAGAATATATTGAACTAggtgaaaagaaaagaaaaaaaaaaagaggaaaacTGAACCTTTCCAATGGCAGCAGTTGTGTTTCCTGCAGCATCAAGAGCATCGGTTCTCTCACGAATTCTGTGACTCATTCCAGCCATCTCAGCAATACCTCCAGCATTGTCACTGATTGGACCATAGGCATCGATGGCTAATCCGGTTGCTATAGTACTCAACATTCCAAGTGCAGCAACAGCAACACCATACATAGCAGCAAAACTGAAACTTACAAAAATACTAATTGCAATGGCAAAAATTGGAATGATAACAGACTTGTATCCCAAGGCAAGACCAAAGATAACATTGGTAGCAGCACCAGTCCTGCAGGAATCAGCAACATCTTGCACAGGGCTGCAAATTTCAGAAAGAAAATGTAACTCATGTTAATATCTAATCAATTAGATGAATGAAGGTGAAAATGCAAAATATGATTCAGAATTGCTTTTACCTGTATGCATTGCTGGTATAGTATTCAGTAACAAATCCAATGATAAGCCCTGCCCAAAGACCAACAGAAACACACAAGAATAGCTGCCTGCAAAGCCAAAATCAATCCAGTAAGTACTAAGACTGTTCAAAATTTATGATTCAAATCATTATTTCGTAAATAGACTGAAACCCTAACAATAAGTGTTATGAAACTAACCAGTTCTTGACAACTTTCTGCTCTCCAAAATTGAAGATGGTGAAGGTAGATGGGAGTGCTATCCAACTAACAATTGCAATTCCAACAGTCATCAGTACTGTTGAAATAACAAGCTGTTTTTTCAATGCTGGCTCAATTTCCTTTACAAGTTTGATCTCAAAAAAGTCGGTTGCAAATAAGGTGGTGAGCAAACAAACAAGGAGGCCCACAGAACTGATGATGAGAGGGAACAACATGGCAGTGAACTCATGATTTATCCCAAAAGAAGAGATGGAAGCAACAACAAGGGCAGCACAAGATGCCTCTGCATATGAACCAAATAGATCGGATCCCATACCGGCAATATCACCAACATTATCACCAACATTATCAGCAATAACCTGAATACACAAGAGTTCAAAGAGACATAAGCAAAAAACTAAATAAACAAAAAACCAAAGAAACTGGTTCCAGGATGGAATTTCCTTACAGCTGGATTCCTTGGATCATCCTCAGGAATGTTTCTTTCAACCTTGCCGACAAGATCGGCACCAACATCAGCAGCCTTAGTATAGATACCTCCACCAACTCTTCCAAACAAAGCCATAGAAGACCCACCAAGACCATAACCAGTGATAGCCTCAAAAAGACCACCCCAGTCATCACCATAGTAAATCTTGAACAGGTTGATGGTAATGTAAAGAACCAAAAGACCATTGGCAGCAAGGAGAAATCCCATAACTGCACCAGATCTGAATGCGGTAATGAAAGCTTTCCCAACACCCTTTCTTGCCTCCAGGGTGGTTCTTGCATTGGCATAGGTGGCAATTTTCATTCCAAGGAAACCAGAAATTACTGATGTGATGCCACCAAGCACAAAAGATATGGTGCTGAAAATGGCTGTGGCAAGAGCCGGCTTACACATCTTAGTTTCATCATAAGTGCAAGGCTGGTGGCTTGTGCTGAATCCTTCCACGGAGCCAAGGAAAAGGAATATCAAGATGGCAAAAGCCACCATGAAGATTCCCACATACTTGTACATAGTGAAAAGGAAAGAGGTTGATCCTGTTAAGATTCAAACACCAAAAAAATCAGTGATCCATTCTTTTAAGAAAACCCTAATCATCTCCAAAACTTTTGATCAAATAATATTAATGATAAATTATACTTTAGGATGCAAATTAGAGTTAATTATAGGGAAAATATTGCAAATTTTTAGTAAAAAAACAGGAAGAGGGCATCATAGAAGATCTCAAACCATTTCAATATATCAACCAGAAACGAAACTCCATAGAGTATGGAAACGATAACCAAATTAGGTCTCCAGTATGATTTCAAATTATAACCATGATTTTACTGTCAGGTAAAAAAATATAGTAATAAAATAGCTAAAGCAAAACAAAACGGCAACAAAAAATTAATCTTGATTGCGAAATAATACTTTACTATAAGATTTGGACGTGTGGGTCCAAATCCAACCACCAACACCATCTTATAATAATCAGTAAATCAAGAACTGTTCAAATCATGTTCCAGACAATCTAACACGTTAAAAAATCTATAGGATTTCATACGAGAAGAAACCAAATAACAATAACACAAACAAAGTACAGTGGAACAATAAACTATTAAAAAATTGAAATTTAAAATTCAAATCACCAGATTTCGCAGTCAAAACACAGATCCACAACATATAGGTAACGAGATCTAACTCAAAAAATTTAAATACATACAAACAGAACAATTTCAGCTTCAAAAATTGTATATTTCAAAAAGAGggaaaaacaaaaagaaaaaaaaaatatttttctagGGTAGATCTCAGAATCCCAAAAAAAAATCAcgatgagagagagagagagagatataCCTTCGGAAATAGCGTTCTGGATTTCAGCACATTTGAGAACGACGTTGTGGTCGTTGATACCCTCCTCTTCCTCGATGAGTGAATCGTTGTACCCATTCTTCCCCGGTGTTTCAGGAGCAGTATCTCTTCCAGCGGTGAGCTTAACCTTGGAAACCAGAAGCCATTGAAAAAGGGCAAAAGCGATTCCAATGACGGCGCAAACGGGAATCAAAATCTCGGTACCGAGATCTGGGAGAATAACTGCTCCCATAGTGAAAACAGAGAACGAAACGATAAGAACGAAAAAAAAAGAACGCAAATGAAGGAAGAAGAATGAACGAGTGAGAATGGGTAGAAGGGTGATGAGGGTTTTATATGTGGAAGAGAGAGAGAAGATAGGGTTGGAGTTGGAATGGGAATGATGACAGATGAGTGAGAGGGTGTGTGgttgagataatgaaattaataatttattttactATAAGATGGGAATGAATGAATGTGTGAAATAATTTGTCAATTTTTCCTAATAATTATGCTACTTAATCTCATTTCGAGGTTGTTTTCTTATATTCCTATTATTACGAACTACTTTTTTTTACTTTGCTTCACCTTACTTCtttaataaattaattatgattattaaatttttattaatattcAACTTATTTTTTGAATTTGAATAGACAGTGTATAGAAATTACTTTCATTAAAattttatattaatatatataatTATTCTAATATTCTATATAAAATTTTTcaataataaatattttatagtctcaatattaaaaataaattattctAATATTCTATAAATATTTTATAGTCTCAATTCGAGGAATCTATTAGtaaaagtattttttaaaaataattaatagTTTATATTTTCAATAATCTTTTTCCTTTTTTAATTGTTTCtatttattaatattatttctagtttaatatttaatattttatagtttatatttataaaatactagacattttAATAAAAGTATTCTCTCTTTTTTTATACAATTTTCTTTAATTTATGTGAATTATTAaattaatgttgttgttgtttttaaaTCTATCAATAATTTATATACACAAACAATTAGATGTATCTAGTGGatatataaaaacaattaaaatggtgaaatgaaaattttaaaaaattaaaataaatatttaaaatataataataattttactgattaatataaaaaattaaaaataatgtaCTATCAgaataaattaatttttatatcaTTAATTAATAAAGTTATAACATTCAATCATATTATATcaatattttaatattaaaaatataacTTAACGAATATATATTTAATTGATTAATATATATTTCTGTTTTTCTTAATATAATATTTTTTCTGagaatataaaaaatataaataaatcaATAAGTTATACAATCATTCCTTTAAGAAGAATAAACTGTTAAATGAAATTTTGATTTTTATAactaatttaattttatatttaacCACTTATAactaatttaattttatatttaattattcACTATCAATTTAGTCATAAAAAAATAACTTAGTCATAACATTTATATAAAAGATCGATATGAATAAAAAGATCTTATAAAATCacttttttttaatatttatacATTTATAAATCATTTCGAGTGCATCTTGATTTGGTGACTTACTTATATACAATGACTGATACGTTAGTTAAATAAAATAACATTCACATCTTTAAAAAATTAATGAAATATATATACATAAAAGTATTATTTTTAAAATTACAATAATACTTTTGTCACtattataaaataaattaaaatgatTTTGTTCTAGATCGGTCGGCAATAGATCCAAAAGGAATGAGTTTAATCAGGTCAGAGGTTGTTGTTTATCATCAAATGTCATTAGATAGTCTTTCGTGTCCTATGCTGAAATGGTAGGATTTTGAGACCACGGGAAGCTTGATTAAACACTTGATGTGACGCTTCTATTAATCGTAAATGTCGTCATAGTCAACAATTATGTATTGGGGATTCTCATCAACAGCGAGAGCTCATGTGACCTGATGTACCTCAGAGCCTTCTTGAGATTAAGACTGCACATGAAAGATTTGAAGTCGTGCGAAGGTGAAAACCTTTTAGCGTTCAATGACTCCTGAACCTATCCATGTGGAACCATAAATCTCTCGATCTCGTTCGGAGAAGGAAAAAATAAGAGAACTGTGAAAATATGCTTCATCATCATCCCTTGCAAAATCGTCTACAATGCATCCTCAAAAGGCCATTTCTAGTGGCATTAGACGTAATAGCCTCCATTATCCATTTGAAGATGAAACATCCAAATAATTCGGGTGAGTCAGTCATTATTGTGGCTGATTTGCGTTTAGCTCGCCTTATACACAAAATGGTATTGAAGGATCCTTTTTGTAGTCGCCATTACCTCTAAGATGGGATAGACGAATGTTCAGGAAGCACTTGACATTGTCTACCTTGAAGTGCGAGAAGACAAAATCCCTCAGAATGATCAAGGTAGTTCGTCAGTAGGATTCAAAACTAAGGCCTTAAGGCTAGTTCCAAACGGCGAGTTTGAAATTGTCTGACTAAATGATAACCCATCACAGTCGGTTTGTATAGATAATGATCTTCTGCCCGCAGTGAATAAAGAGCTCATTGAGTGTCTCAGAGCCAATGTTGACCTTTTTGTAATCTCTCCCGACGCAATGTCGAACATGGATCTAAGCGTAGTGTCTCGTCAATTGAATGTTGGTCCTTTCGCCTGATATGTACAGGGTTTATTTAATGCTAACTTTATCTCCAAGGTAGGATACATTGAATGGCTCTCTAATGTCGTACTAGTAAAAAATAGAGAAAATGGATAATGTGTGTTGATTACACCGACCTCAACTGACGTGCCCCAAAGATTTGTACCCACTTCCAAACACATACAAACAAGTCGATAGTTCGGTTGGTTACAAACTCTTGTCGTTCATAGATGTGTACTTTAGTTATAACCAGATACCTATGTTTGAGCCAAATTGAGACAAATCGACCTTCATGACTAAATGAGCCAATTGTCAATACAACATCCCTTCGACCTAAAGAATGTTGGGGTAATGTACCAGAGGATGGTGAACATAGTCTTCAAGGAATAGATGTGTGAAATACTGCAACTTTATATGAATGATGTGATTGTAAAGTCCAACGAGGCAAGGCTACATGATGAACACATCACTCGTATATTAAAAGAGTTTGATAGTACAACATGAGGCCCAATCCCGAAAAATGTGCCTTTAGGATCATAGTCAATAAAACGTTGGGGTTTTACTTGAAGAAAAGAGGCATAGAAGAAAACTCAAACAAATATAGGGCAGTTGTTAAGACGGTAGCACCGATGAAGAAAGAAGTAATAAAGTTGAACGAGATATTGATGGCTCTGAACATGTTCATTTCCATATCAACTCAACATGTTTTACCGTTTTATAAGTTGTTAAGGAAGGAATCACACATTGAGTGAACCTCATAATGTGAGCAAGCATTCACATCCTTAAAGACAGTCATATCACCCCCACTACTCCTATATTAACCAGTTGTTGGGGAAGTTTTATTCCTCTACCTGATCATCTACACTAAAATAGTTAGTGTTGTCCTAATAAGAGAGGTAAATTATACCCAGATTCTGCTGTATTGTATCTTTAAAGCCTCAGACCTGGGACATGTtatcaaaaaataaaaaaggtAGCATTGGCCCTTGTTAGCAGATCCAAGAAGTTACGGCAGTACTTTCTAGCACATATCGTTGTTGTTTGCACTGATTTTCCACTGAAGCAAGTACTTCAACGACCAGATTTGGTCGGGCGACTAACCATGTGGTCAATCGAGATGTCTATATTTTACGTCTTTTCCCAACCCAGGAAATCTCTAAAGGCACAGATGTTTGCAAAATTCATAGCAGAGATGACTCTGAGAACATCAATGTCATGGATAGTATTCACAAATGGTTCATCCAACAACAGAGGAAGTGATACCGACCTAATAATAGAGAATGAAGTTGGCTTGGCGATCTATGTATCTCTATGTTTTGAATTCTCCACTGCCAATAACTAGGCTAAATATGAGGATTTCATTGTTGGCCTCACATTGGCCGACAAAATGGGGGCGAAAAAACATTAATTTGCGAACGAATTCCAAGCCGGTAGTATTAAAAGTGAAAAGAGATACCCAAGCCAAAGAACATTGTTACAAAGTATAAACCATAACGAGAGAAAAATTGTCAAAATTCAAATCTTATGAAAGCTTGCACGTCCGAATGGAGCAAAACACCAAGGTAAACATCATTTTTAAGCTCACAGGCACTAGAGTCTTCAAGTTTATTCATTATTTCATCTAGGAAACTCTAAGGAGCCCAAACATCAAATCCCCCAAAGTGATGATGACAATTGCATAATGCACCTCACCAATATCCTAGATCTCGCCAATTGCAATATACATCGAGCAAGGGATACTTCTTGCCGATTCAGTTGAGGTTGTTGTAATAGAGAGAATAGCGATCTTT includes:
- the LOC127073475 gene encoding pyrophosphate-energized vacuolar membrane proton pump, whose amino-acid sequence is MGAVILPDLGTEILIPVCAVIGIAFALFQWLLVSKVKLTAGRDTAPETPGKNGYNDSLIEEEEGINDHNVVLKCAEIQNAISEGSTSFLFTMYKYVGIFMVAFAILIFLFLGSVEGFSTSHQPCTYDETKMCKPALATAIFSTISFVLGGITSVISGFLGMKIATYANARTTLEARKGVGKAFITAFRSGAVMGFLLAANGLLVLYITINLFKIYYGDDWGGLFEAITGYGLGGSSMALFGRVGGGIYTKAADVGADLVGKVERNIPEDDPRNPAVIADNVGDNVGDIAGMGSDLFGSYAEASCAALVVASISSFGINHEFTAMLFPLIISSVGLLVCLLTTLFATDFFEIKLVKEIEPALKKQLVISTVLMTVGIAIVSWIALPSTFTIFNFGEQKVVKNWQLFLCVSVGLWAGLIIGFVTEYYTSNAYSPVQDVADSCRTGAATNVIFGLALGYKSVIIPIFAIAISIFVSFSFAAMYGVAVAALGMLSTIATGLAIDAYGPISDNAGGIAEMAGMSHRIRERTDALDAAGNTTAAIGKGFAIGSAALVSLALFGAFVSRAGVTTVDVLTPKVFIGLIVGAMLPYWFSAMTMKSVGSAALKMVEEVRRQFNTIPGLMEGTAKPDYATCVTISTDASIKEMIPPGALVMLTPLIVGIFFGVETLSGVLAGSLVSGVQIAISASNTGGAWDNAKKYIEAGASEHARSLGPKGSDPHKAAVIGDTIGDPLKDTSGPSLNILIKLMAVESLVFAPFFATHGGLLFKFW